In the Moraxella osloensis genome, one interval contains:
- the mdh gene encoding iron-dependent methanol dehydrogenase — translation MAYKQISDQTSGFFIPCVSLFGPGCVKEVGSKAKDLGAKKALIVTDQGLNKAGVPDIIIKHLNEQGIDSHVFAGAEPNPTDKNVHDGVTAYQDNGCDFIISLGGGSSHDCAKGIGLVTAGGGHIRDYEGIDKSKVPMTPLIAINTTAGTASEMTRFCIITNTDTHVKMAIVDWRCTPLIAIDDPRLMTAKPASLTAATGMDALTHAVEAYVSTAANPITDACAEKAIRMIQQWLRQAVANGENIEAREAMSYAQYLAGMAFNNASLGYVHAMAHQLGGFYNLPHGVCNAILLPHVCEFNLISTPERYADIAQFMGIDIKDMTRSEAGKAGINAIRELSQAVGIPTGLTELGVKQEDLAIMATNAQNDACMLTNPRKANHDQVVAIFAAAM, via the coding sequence ATGGCTTATAAGCAAATCTCCGATCAAACCAGTGGTTTTTTTATTCCCTGCGTATCATTATTTGGACCTGGCTGTGTCAAAGAAGTAGGCTCAAAAGCCAAAGACCTAGGTGCTAAAAAAGCGCTTATTGTAACTGACCAAGGGCTGAACAAAGCAGGTGTTCCAGACATTATCATTAAACATTTAAACGAACAAGGTATTGATAGCCACGTATTTGCAGGTGCAGAGCCAAATCCAACTGACAAAAATGTCCACGATGGCGTCACAGCGTATCAGGATAACGGCTGTGATTTTATCATCTCATTGGGTGGTGGTTCGTCACATGACTGTGCAAAAGGGATTGGTCTAGTAACGGCAGGCGGTGGTCATATCCGTGACTATGAAGGTATTGATAAAAGTAAAGTGCCAATGACGCCATTGATTGCTATCAATACCACGGCAGGCACAGCATCAGAGATGACACGTTTTTGTATTATCACCAATACCGATACCCACGTTAAAATGGCGATCGTAGATTGGCGTTGTACCCCACTCATTGCTATTGATGACCCTCGACTGATGACTGCTAAACCTGCATCTTTAACTGCGGCAACAGGTATGGATGCGCTAACCCATGCGGTAGAGGCGTATGTATCGACTGCTGCAAATCCGATTACGGATGCTTGTGCTGAAAAAGCCATACGAATGATTCAACAATGGCTGCGTCAAGCAGTAGCAAATGGCGAAAACATTGAAGCGCGTGAGGCTATGAGCTACGCCCAATACTTAGCAGGCATGGCGTTTAATAATGCCTCGCTAGGTTATGTCCATGCGATGGCGCACCAGTTAGGTGGGTTCTACAATCTGCCACACGGTGTCTGTAATGCGATTTTGTTACCGCACGTCTGTGAATTTAACCTTATCTCAACACCTGAGCGTTATGCAGATATTGCACAATTTATGGGTATTGACATCAAAGACATGACTCGATCAGAAGCAGGTAAAGCAGGCATCAATGCAATTCGTGAGCTATCCCAAGCAGTAGGTATTCCTACGGGACTCACTGAGCTTGGTGTCAAACAAGAAGACCTTGCCATCATGGCAACCAATGCCCAAAACGATGCTTGTATGCTCACCAACCCACGCAAGGCAAATCACGATCAGGTCGTAGCAATCTTTGCTGCTGCCATGTAA